In Microbulbifer celer, a single window of DNA contains:
- a CDS encoding GNAT family N-acetyltransferase, with translation MPNTTVHTKFCWSTFDQLTSTELYEILRTRQEVFIVEQNCAYQDADEIDQRAWHLTCWDSNAEAPTLLAYLRVVMPGEKYSEPSIGRVLTRNSVRGTGVGRELLRLGIQHTQREYPQAAIRISAQLYLKRFYEEFGFEQTSGTYDEDGIPHIEMVHHASG, from the coding sequence ATGCCAAATACTACAGTTCACACCAAATTCTGCTGGTCAACCTTCGACCAGCTGACATCCACCGAGCTCTACGAAATCCTTCGCACCCGCCAGGAAGTATTCATCGTGGAACAGAACTGCGCCTATCAGGATGCGGACGAAATAGACCAGCGCGCCTGGCACCTCACTTGCTGGGACAGCAACGCTGAGGCACCCACCCTGCTCGCCTACCTGCGGGTAGTGATGCCGGGAGAGAAATACAGCGAACCCTCTATCGGCCGGGTGCTGACTCGAAACAGTGTACGAGGCACCGGGGTCGGTAGAGAGTTATTACGACTGGGGATTCAACACACACAGCGAGAATACCCGCAGGCCGCCATTCGTATTTCAGCGCAGTTGTATCTAAAGCGTTTCTACGAAGAGTTTGGGTTTGAACAAACTTCCGGGACCTATGATGAAGATGGCATTCCACACATAGAGATGGTGCACCACGCTTCCGGATGA
- a CDS encoding pectate lyase: MRKVLLILSLLLLCANASAISSGRYVIVSKLNGNALDVSDFDTADGANVMTWLTLGNNNQQFDVTQLSDGSYSIRPVHSGKSLDVYEWNTEDGAEVRQWTYTGGDNQRWWIDHQGGDYYSISSKLSNKAIDVWEMSMYAGADARLFTYWGGAGQLWAFQRVGSSSECYAGASISDRFVDCGGKTIGLSCTGDSESQSPVLRLNNASVRNVKLAANGGADGIHCEGGNCTLADVVWNDICEDAATNKSEGGTMTIVGGSAYNSNGGYGGNPDKIFQHNSKNSTTIITGGFTAVGTHGKLWRSCGNCTNNGGPRNALIYDVNINADIGSIAGVNGNYGDVATIRDLRILNYSSSNPPVCEEYLGVQKGSSSTKYGERWNTASCDVSPSDVSQY, translated from the coding sequence ATGAGAAAAGTTCTATTAATTCTTTCTTTGCTGCTGTTGTGTGCAAACGCATCGGCCATTTCCTCGGGCCGGTATGTCATCGTTTCCAAGCTTAACGGTAATGCGCTGGATGTGAGTGACTTCGATACCGCCGATGGTGCCAATGTGATGACCTGGCTGACGCTGGGTAATAACAATCAGCAGTTCGATGTCACCCAGTTGTCGGATGGAAGTTATTCCATCCGCCCGGTGCACAGTGGCAAGTCTCTCGATGTTTATGAGTGGAATACCGAAGACGGTGCGGAGGTTCGTCAGTGGACGTACACCGGCGGCGACAACCAGCGCTGGTGGATTGATCATCAGGGCGGCGATTATTACTCGATTAGCTCCAAGCTGAGTAACAAGGCCATCGATGTGTGGGAAATGAGTATGTATGCGGGAGCGGATGCCCGTCTGTTTACCTACTGGGGCGGCGCCGGCCAGCTGTGGGCGTTCCAGCGAGTGGGTAGCTCCAGTGAATGCTATGCCGGCGCATCCATCAGTGACCGCTTTGTGGACTGTGGCGGTAAGACAATCGGCCTCAGTTGCACCGGTGACAGCGAATCCCAGTCGCCGGTGCTGAGGCTCAATAATGCTTCGGTCCGCAATGTAAAGCTCGCCGCGAATGGCGGTGCAGATGGTATCCACTGCGAGGGCGGTAACTGTACCCTGGCGGATGTTGTCTGGAATGATATCTGCGAGGACGCGGCCACCAACAAGTCAGAGGGCGGGACAATGACCATTGTCGGTGGGTCTGCCTATAACAGTAATGGTGGGTATGGCGGCAATCCGGACAAGATCTTTCAGCATAACTCCAAAAACAGCACCACGATCATTACCGGCGGATTTACCGCTGTGGGAACCCACGGCAAGCTGTGGCGCTCCTGTGGTAACTGCACCAACAACGGTGGTCCGCGCAATGCGCTGATTTACGATGTAAATATCAATGCGGATATCGGCTCTATTGCCGGGGTCAACGGTAACTACGGCGATGTGGCCACCATCCGGGATTTGCGGATTCTGAACTACAGCAGCAGTAATCCGCCGGTATGTGAGGAATACCTGGGTGTGCAGAAGGGGAGTTCTTCGACCAAGTACGGTGAACGCTGGAATACGGCCAGTTGCGATGTGTCTCCGTCTGATGTCAGCCAGTACTGA